TGCCACAACTATAACCAAAAATAGCAATATTCGCTACAACACGCCCCCAATCTCCAACAAGCAAAAGAGGGCGGCCCCGCCGGGCCGCCCTCGGGCTATCTGCAATCGGGCCGGATCCGGGCCCTCAGGCCTTCTTGATCAGAATCCGGTAGTGGTCGTTGTGGTCGCCCTCTTCGAGGACCTGGTGACCCTCGCCCGAGACCGAGCGCGGGACGTTGGTGGCGGGCTCTCCCTGGTCCACCCAGACTTCGAGCACTTCGCCGCCGTTCATCTGTTCCAGACGCAGCTTGGTCTTCACGAAATTCATCGGGCAGGCCACGCCGCGCAGGTCGTAGAGGTTCTCCTTGCCCTCGGTCACCGGGCGGCTCTCACCGCCCTTGGCCTGGGGCTTGGTTCCCAGCGCGCTGACCGTGCCGCCAGAATCGTTGGCGCGCTTGTGGATGTTGTGGCACTCGTCGACGAAGGCCAGCGCGTCGGCGACGTGCTTCTTCGCGTCGGCTTCGGCGCCGTGCGCGGCCGCTTCATTGACCAGGCGATCGGGCATGTCGCGGAAGGTGTCTTCCATCACCGAGGTGTCGATCACGTTGTAGATGAACTTGTGACCCACCTCGAAGCGGCGGCGGTCCTCGATGCCCACGGTATAGAGCAGCGCGCGGCAGGCGTGGTAGACCGATTCGTCGGCCGCCTCGGAGGCGCGCTGCCACTCGCCGGCCTTCATCGCTTCCTTGGCCTTGAAGCTGAAGTGATCGGCCTCGTTGAAGATCTCCGTGACGGTGTCGATCATGGCGCCGGCGCACTCGCCCACGCCACGGTCCGCCAGCGAGAAGGGCTCGGCGTGTTCCCAGTCGAGGTATTTGTCACGGTCGGATGCGAAGGTACCGATTTCCGTGAACGGGGTGAGTTTCTCGCGCCACCAGCCCTTTTCGTAACCGGTCGCCCATTCCTTGAAGCTCTGGCCGTCCTTGCGCTCGGAGGCGAAGGTCTCGACGATCCACTTCACGGCCTCGGGCGCGCGCTTGGTCGGCAGCTTGATGACGCTCTGTCCGAGGCTCGCGGTGCCCTG
This genomic interval from Chrysiogenia bacterium contains the following:
- a CDS encoding sulfurtransferase TusA family protein — encoded protein: SIRVTQDQNLLIRGVKTKDLKDLHAGLKAIGMANPGALRLRNVMACPGTDTCNLGITSSQGLGKAIGDVLDTMPEKYLEGMDIKISGCPNSCGQHHIAALGFYGNSKKVHGRLVPHVDVLIGGGWGQGTASLGQSVIKLPTKRAPEAVKWIVETFASERKDGQSFKEWATGYEKGWWREKLTPFTEIGTFASDRDKYLDWEHAEPFSLADRGVGECAGAMIDTVTEIFNEADHFSFKAKEAMKAGEWQRASEAADESVYHACRALLYTVGIEDRRRFEVGHKFIYNVIDTSVMEDTFRDMPDRLVNEAAAHGAEADAKKHVADALAFVDECHNIHKRANDSGGTVSALGTKPQAKGGESRPVTEGKENLYDLRGVACPMNFVKTKLRLEQMNGGEVLEVWVDQGEPATNVPRSVSGEGHQVLEEGDHNDHYRILIKKA